Proteins encoded in a region of the Bacillus thermozeamaize genome:
- a CDS encoding CRISPR-associated protein Cas4, with product MYRDDDDYLMLSGIQHYAFCPRQWALIHIEQQWAENVHTVIGHQVHERSDDEFADETRGRLRIVRAMPLVSDRLRLRGTADVVEFHRVSEESDQTIQLDGRDGFWRVVPVEYKKGRPKKDDRDEVQLCAQAICLEEMLNVRIESGFLYYATINRREEVYFSESLRDRVHRMAEEMHLLFSEKRTPSAKYGKHCDSCSLFDVCQPKWSQSGFRSAKTYVQQLLNEMEV from the coding sequence ATGTACCGGGATGACGACGATTACCTCATGCTGTCGGGGATTCAGCATTACGCCTTTTGTCCCCGGCAGTGGGCTCTCATCCATATCGAGCAGCAGTGGGCGGAGAATGTACACACGGTGATCGGACATCAAGTCCATGAACGTTCGGACGACGAGTTCGCGGATGAAACCAGGGGCAGGCTTCGGATTGTCCGGGCCATGCCCTTGGTTTCAGATCGTCTTCGCCTCAGGGGCACGGCAGATGTGGTGGAGTTTCACCGGGTAAGCGAAGAAAGCGATCAAACCATACAGCTCGACGGGCGGGACGGCTTCTGGCGAGTCGTCCCCGTCGAATACAAAAAAGGCCGTCCCAAAAAAGACGACCGGGATGAAGTGCAGCTTTGCGCGCAGGCGATTTGCCTGGAAGAGATGTTAAACGTCCGGATCGAATCCGGATTTCTATACTACGCAACGATAAATCGTAGGGAAGAAGTGTATTTTTCCGAATCTCTTCGTGATCGCGTCCACCGCATGGCCGAGGAGATGCATCTGCTTTTTTCCGAAAAACGCACACCGTCTGCAAAATACGGGAAGCATTGCGACTCCTGTTCCCTGTTTGACGTTTGCCAGCCCAAATGGAGTCAATCCGGATTTCGCTCAGCCAAGACTTACGTTCAACAGCTTCTGAACGAAATGGAGGTGTGA